AAAGATATTATTAATGGTAATCCTTCAAAAATTATTCAAACCTTTGTAAAAAGTCCTTTAATCTGGGGAATTCACGTAGGAGCTAAATCTAAATTTCAATCTATTGACGATTTAGAAAATGCAACTGTAGCTATTAGTAGACATGGTTCTGGTTCTCATTTAATGGCCATTGTAAACGCTTACAACAATGGATGGGATATTGATAAATTGAAGTTTAAAGTTGTTAAAAATCTACAAGGAGGAATAGACGCTTTAACCAATGGCGAAGCCGATTATTTTATGTGGGAACATTTTACAACAAAACCCTTAGTAGATAATGGTACTTTTAGAAGAGTTGGTGATTGCCCTACTCCATGGCCTTGTTTTGTTGTAGCTATTCGAGAAGAAATATTAGAAAATCATCCTGAAGAAATTAAAACAGTGTTAAATATTATTAATCATTGTACTTCTGACTTCAAGTCTATTGAAAACATAGATGAAACACTTTCTATACGATATGAACAACAATTAGAAGACATACAAAAATGGTTATCTATTACCGAGTGGAACGACGGAAAACCGATGTCTGAAAATTTATTAACCAGTATTCAAAATAAAATGGTAACATTTAACGTTATTGAAGAGAAAATTGATTCTGGTAAATTGATTAAAATTTTATAAATTAGCATTTCTAAAAGTAAAAAAATGAAAAGAGTAGTATTTATTGCAATTTGTGTAGTTGGTTTATTAGGATTAACATCATGTGGAAGTACAGCACCATGCGGCTTATCACAAACAAAAACTAAGCAAACTCAACAAAACTATCAACAAGAAGTTGTTGTTGCAGATGCAACAGCAGAATAAGTTGATCGTTCTTTTTTCAAATTCAATAAATCCGCTTCTTTAGCGGATTTTTTTGTTACCAATAACAAAACTTAAAAAACTAACTAATAGGTTTTTAAATTATATTTCACTAGTTTTAACTGTACTTGAACGTAAACCAGATAGAAATATGAAATCAAAAATTACTTTAGTAATAGTTTTAATATTCACCGCACTATTTCAACCATACAACATTAACTCTCAAGTTAACGATGTTCAAGTTTTTGGTTTCATACATAGCTTAGTTCACCATTCTTCTTTAAGAGAAACTCCAATTCCTGAAACTGCAACTTTTTACTGGGTAAATGACATTGTACAAAGTACTTCTGATACATTTGCCGCCTCTGGTACATTTGGTCAATTGACAGATCATGTTGATCGTAATCTTCCTCCTAATCCCGGAATTGGTTATGACGGTGTTCCAGGCACATGGGATCCAGATACTGGAGGTACATTTACAACCTCAACTACAAATACAATTCTAATTACTGCGGCTAATTTTATACAATATGTTTCTCCTACACAACAAGATCCAGCTGACTCAACTACCGGTAGAACTGTAGTTAGTAAAACTGAAACACTTTTTGATTGGTTGAATAATGAAAAACCGAATTTGCGTTTTTATATTTATGGAAATTGGCCTGAGATGGATTTAATGAATAGTTACCCTCCTACATTACCAACTCAAAATGAAATTGAT
This genomic stretch from Tenacibaculum jejuense harbors:
- a CDS encoding substrate-binding domain-containing protein; the protein is MLNLKVGGVPEHFNYPWYITLKNKEYTKQNINLRWQDFPGGTGAMCKALREKEIDIAIVLTEGIIKDIINGNPSKIIQTFVKSPLIWGIHVGAKSKFQSIDDLENATVAISRHGSGSHLMAIVNAYNNGWDIDKLKFKVVKNLQGGIDALTNGEADYFMWEHFTTKPLVDNGTFRRVGDCPTPWPCFVVAIREEILENHPEEIKTVLNIINHCTSDFKSIENIDETLSIRYEQQLEDIQKWLSITEWNDGKPMSENLLTSIQNKMVTFNVIEEKIDSGKLIKIL